A portion of the Candidatus Binatia bacterium genome contains these proteins:
- a CDS encoding Mut7-C RNAse domain-containing protein has product FGIDPFAEAFTRCARCNESLVAVQKEEIADRVPPYVFSTQTHFVRCPRCHRIYWPATHHEHARKELQALGMGSGV; this is encoded by the coding sequence CTTCGGCATCGACCCCTTCGCCGAGGCTTTCACGCGCTGTGCCCGTTGTAACGAGTCCCTCGTCGCCGTCCAAAAGGAAGAGATCGCTGATCGTGTGCCACCGTACGTCTTTAGCACCCAGACGCACTTCGTGCGCTGTCCCCGCTGCCACCGGATCTACTGGCCCGCAACGCACCACGAACATGCACGCAAGGAGTTGCAGGCACTTGGGATGGGCTCCGGAGTTTGA